The following coding sequences lie in one Rutidosis leptorrhynchoides isolate AG116_Rl617_1_P2 chromosome 4, CSIRO_AGI_Rlap_v1, whole genome shotgun sequence genomic window:
- the LOC139839655 gene encoding uncharacterized protein, whose translation MSFSFFKALRPKTPQELAKAIKDSLMALDTKTVVEVKSLEKALEEVEKNFGAMKVMLLGDGEVEPNTDQILQLATEICKEGVIVLFVHKLSILGWEARKDLVQFWSILLKQKVGSTHCCVQFLEKHSDLLDFLVAGYDNKEIALNCGNMLRECIKFPTLAKYMLESPSFELFFKYVELANFDVASDAFSTFKDLLTKHPVAVSEFLTSHYDEFFEQYRKLLTSANYVTRRQSLKLLSEFLLEPPSSHIMKKYIAEVQHIKVMMTLLTDSSKNIQISAFHIFKIFVANPNKTREIKVILAKNHERLLDLLNNLSAGKGGDDDQFEEEKELIIKEIEKVSQLPNLDS comes from the exons ATGTCGTTTTCGTTCTTCAAGGCCTTAAGGCCTAAAACCCCACAAGAACTCGCTAAAGCAATCAAAGACTCCCTCATGGCTCTTGATACCAAAACTGTTGTTGAGGTTAAATCACTCGAAAAG GCGTTAGAAGAAGTTGAGAAGAATTTTGGCGCGATGAAGGTTATGCTTTTAGGAGATGGGGAAGTTGAACCAAACACGGATCAAATTTTGCAATTGGCGACGGAAATATGTAAAGAGGGTGTAATTGTTCTTTTCGTTCACAAGTTATCGATACTTGGGTGGGAG GCAAGAAAAGATTTAGTCCAATTTTGGTCCATATTATTGAAGCAAAAAGTTGGATCAACGCATTGTTGTGTTCAATTCTTGGAGAAACATTCAGACTTATTAGATTTTCTGGTTGCAGG TTATGATAACAAGGAGATTGCCTTAAATTGCGGAAACATGTTGAGGGAATGCATCAAGTTTCCAACTTTGGCAAA ATATATGTTGGAGTCTCCAAGCTTTGAACTTTTCTTCAAATATGTGGAACTTGCAAATTTTGATGTTGCTTCTGATGCATTCTCCACTTTTAAG GATTTGCTTACCAAACATCCAGTTGCAGTATCTGAATTCCTAACTTCACATTATGATGAG TTCTTTGAGCAGTACAGGAAACTTCTAACTTCTGCCAACTATGTAACAAGAAGGCAGTCTTTGAAG CTTTTATCTGAGTTTCTTTTGGAGCCTCCAAGTTCCCATATAATGAAAAAATATATTGCAGAAGTTCAGCACATTAAAGTCATGATGACATTGCTTACG GATTCAAGCAAAAACATTCAGATATCTGCATTCCACATATTTAAG ATATTTGTGGCTAATCCTAATAAGACTCGAGAAATTAAAGTTATATTGGCAAAGAACCATGAAAGATTGCTGGATTTATTAAACAATTTGTCTGCTGGAAAAG GTGGTGACGATGATCaatttgaagaagaaaaggaactTATCATCAAAGAAATAGAAAAAGTATCTCAACTCCCAAATCTTGATTCCTAG
- the LOC139839985 gene encoding uncharacterized protein, which translates to MSSDDWPDWLPADWYMQARKVNEKKVKCYIDPEGHRFYSKPQVFEHLKKNNNGTTSTNTQNANGSGVDISMEQDVDHANEAPVSGENHTKLTTRSSRKKPQEGEGAVAGDGSPSEPEASEMKSDDSSWLPDGWTMEIKTRKAGSTTGKRFKCYTDPISGQKFFSKPQVLSYLAKINGNAAGQREGSPVPIIATPISAWQSSIEPDMSQSYNTPKVKKNSSGTKIGSARLSPKYEVVSRTPVEGLPSGWIKELRRRTRGAVKKTDPYFIDPLSEYVFFSKRDALRYLESGDVKNCVIKPLKRDMNEDSNLNLSSAGGEMASQPPSKETETPEPLTTNGTETEMKTDEGTIECPKPVRSISGGSFSALKQEVIDWLPEGWTFEVLSKSSGQKYKVFMESASGKKFYSKPQVLSYLSNGSSSNSRKRKENKPVAAYDSVQNSGSGDVGRPKRVKKKNDDTPKSKSKAEADYEEVVTASPADGLPPGWIKEIRTKIYSTHQRRDPFYTDPVSGYIFRSKLDAMRYLETGDVNLCAIRPKIKDKDGNEVTVTGSVQKPATTETDNQLDEGKGGENNDSSTPAKGKASSRLANTPARSSRRVKTETDPSSGGPTEDNGPVPEKQVSGINLEKLADDEDQLCYDIPEDENWPDIDFAVKTLNSEILFNGEPTSAPFHEGSVRADTSVGETPNKVN; encoded by the exons ATGTCTTCCGATGACTGGCCGGATTGGCTTCCTGCTGACTGGTATATGCAAGCCAGAAAAGTCAATGAAAAGAAAGTCAAA TGCTACATTGATCCTGAAGGACACAGGTTCTATTCGAAGCCGCAAGTGTTCGAGCATCTCAAGAAGAATAACAATGGCACAACATCTACAAACACT CAAAATGCTAATGGTTCGGGTGTAGACATATCCATGGAGCAAGATGTTGACCATGCAAATGAAGCTCCTGTATCAGGAGAAAACCATACGAAACTGACAACTAGAAGTAGTAGGAAGAAACCCCAG GAAGGTGAGGGTGCTGTAGCCGGAGACGGGTCTCCATCTGAACCCGAAGCATCCGAAATGAAAAGTGATGATTCAAGTTGGCTACCTGACGGATGGACTATGGAAATCAAGACTCGAAAAGCTGGTAGCACAACTGGAAAGAGATTCAag TGTTACACGGATCCAATTAGTGGACAGAAGTTCTTTTCAAAGCCGCAGGTTCTGAGTTATCTTGCCAAAATAAATGGCAATGCAGCCGGACAGAGAGAAGGGAGTCCTGTCCCTATTATTGCCACTCCGATATCAGCTTGG CAATCGTCTATAGAGCCTGATATGTCCCAGTCATATAATACGCCTAAAGTCAAGAAGAATTCGTCCGGAACGAAGATAGGAAGTGCCCGCTTGTCCCCTAAATATGAA GTTGTGTCAAGGACTCCGGTAGAAGGGTTGCCCTCCGGGTGGATAAAGGAACTTAGAAGGAGAACGCGTGGAGCTGTGAAGAAAACTGACCCG TACTTCATAGATCCTTTGAGTGAATACGTCTTTTTCTCAAAAAGGGATGCTTTGCGCTATTTGGAATCTGGAGATGTTAAAAATTGTGTCATAAAACCACTGAAAAGGGATATGAATGAAGACTCT AATCTTAATTTGAGTTCTGCTGGAGGAGAAATGGCTTCACAACCTCCATCCAAAGAAACCGAAACTCCCGAACCGTTAACAACAAACGGTACTGAAACGGAGATGAAGACAGACGAAGGAACTATAGAGTGCCCG AAACCGGTTCGCTCTATAAGTGGAGGATCTTTCTCTGCACTGAAGCAAGAAGTTATTGATTGGCTACCTGAAGGATGGACCTTTGAAGTGCTTTCTAAATCTTCTGGACAGAAATACAAG GTCTTTATGGAATCTGCAAGTGGGAAAAAGTTTTATTCGAAGCCGCAAGTCCTTAGCTATCTTTCGAATGGCAGTAGCAGCAATTCCAGAAAGAGAAAA GAAAATAAACCCGTTGCTGCGTATGATTCGGTCCAAAACTCTGGATCTGGTGATGTTGGGCGGCCCAAAAGGGTCAAAAAGAAGAATGATGACACACCAAAGTCCAAGTCCAAGGCCGAGGCCGATTACGAAGAA GTTGTGACAGCATCTCCAGCAGATGGGCTGCCACCTGGATGGATTAAAGAAATTAGAACCAAGATTTATTCAACCCACCAAAGACGTGATCCG TTTTACACGGACCCTGTGAGTGGCTACATCTTTCGCTCCAAATTGGATGCTATGCGCTATTTGGAGACTGGAGACGTAAACTTGTGTGCTATTAGACCAAAGATTAAGGATAAAGACGGAAATGAAGTT ACTGTAACAGGCAGTGTGCAAAAACCAGCGACAACTGAAACTGACAATCAACTCGATGAAG GAAAAGGAGGAGAGAACAATGATTCATCAACTCCTGCAAAAGGTAAGGCGTCGAGTAGGCTCGCAAACACACCGGCTCGATCTTCAAGAAGGGTCAAAACCGAGACTGACCCATCAAGTGGTGGGCCCACTGAGGATAATGGGCCAGTTCCAGAGAAGCAGGTATCAGGGATAAATTTGGAAAAACTAGCTGATGATGAGGACCAACTCTGTTATGACATTCCAGAGGACGAAAACTGGCCAGATATTGACTTTGCGGTCAAAACCCTAAACAGTGAAATTCTGTTTAATGGTGAACCAACATCTGCTCCTTTTCATGAAGGAAGTGTTCGGGCGGACACAAGTGTGGGCGAAACTCCGAATAAGGTGAACTGA